AGCGGCGCTCACAGGGCAGACCCAGCCTGACAGTGACGGACAGTTTACCTCATAGCTCCGTAACTCCCGCAGCTCCGCTCTGTGGAACACCTGAGGCCGCTGAGGGCGAGAGTTCACCGTGGAAACAGTCAGCGGTCAGCCGCTTCATTCCTTTACACAGCCCGCAGACGCCATCCTGCTCTTCCCGGCATGCACCTGCAGGAAAGCTCGACAGCGACACCCGGTGTTGACATGTTGACGCCACCATCAGTGATTCCGACACCGGATCCATAGAGTTTCATCTGAAGTCTGAgagtttttctgttttctcgGAGAACTTTTGGATTAATGAGGTCCTGTCAGGTTATTGATGGcggaagagacagaagaagaagcactgGTTATATCCACTGGTCGACAGGGGGCAGAGTCTCCAAAAGCAAACGTCTCAAACTCAGCGAAGAAGAAGGCTGGAGTAAAGATGGCGGCGCGTCATGATTACGGAACAACATAATTGAACTTGAGTCACATTTAGCTCCGTCCCTGCTGCTTTCTGTCGGTCCCTGTGGGAGGGCTCCCGGGTGAGGATGGCTCATCGCTACCTGCGGTTGTCCGCAGGGTGCCGGGGCCTGTTCCGACTGCTGTTACCCTCCGGTGCTCCGTCCAGGCTGGTAGGTGGAGGACGTGCTGATGTtctgacatgctaacatgctaactttGACAGCGACCAAAACAAATCTGGACATGGAGTCGTCAGAGCCGCTGAGGGGTGAGCTCGACTatcagcaggaagccatgacacAGCGGCACTATAATCACTTATTCATGTTTATAATGATAAGCATGTAAATACATCGACTGTGACGTCAAACAACAACAGACTCGTGAGCACAGTGGTACCGTGCCAAACTCCTCATAGTGCGCAGGCGCATGCTCAGAGAACCCCCTGCCAGGTGGTTTACCTGAGTGTCGCTGCTGACCGCTGATAGTCCATGTTACTGTCAGCTGTGATGTCAGTGACCTCCGACCTCACATGCCGCGGGTTAGCCCTGAGAGTGACGTGCGTTCTGTCAACAGTGTCACATCTGAATGTAGGGAAGTTATTTGGGGGGGGGTCTGCCATTGTGTGCCGGAGTAcgtgagtgtggtggacagcttcgtggagtggtgcggacagaaccacctgcagctgcatgTCACAAAGActaaagagctggtggtggacttcaggaagcaccagacactcccagacccggtcagcatcaaagggaccaacgtggacattgtggacagctacaaatacctgggtgtccacattgaccacaaactggactggtccacaaacgcagaggcaacatacaagaagggacagagtcgcctgtatctcctaactCCTCAGTATtggtaacaacacgtctcaccccctgcaggacacactgctgtcctacaggagcacattcagcggtagactgagactaccgaggagcagcacagaacgccacaggagatCCTTCCTGCccgtggccatcagactgtgtaactcctcccctttctgtaggagaggagctggatgatCATGTCATCACtctcattccctccactggtctacaTCTGTATCTTCTATCTTGTATCTTATATCTTTGCATcttatattgtgctcatactgagtactgtactctgatttggatcgACACTCTctttaattgtatttaatgtgacCTCTGGCAGGAATTTCACACCAGGAATGATCATATTAAGCATCAACCTGTTTCCTGGACTCGCCTGACGTGGTGATCACTAAGAGTTCATGTCTCTCCTGACTGTGAGGTGACATCTTTTCTCCTCTGTCAGATGGTGTCTACTGCCGTGCCAGGACACATGGGGAGGGGGCAGAGCTTGTTGAATGACCTGATAGGAGCCTACAGGAGGATGAGCTCCAGACCTCCAAAAGGTACCCGGGCGCGTGTTGTCATGATGTCCTTACTGTGCACACATGTATAGCTTAGTGATGTGTTTTATCTGTCTTCAGgttttgaaaaatattttcCAGACAGTCAGAAAACTCAAAAAAACTCTGAAGCTGAAAGTGCAACCAAAGGTAGAAACCTGCAGACATACGGGCATCTACTCCACTCTTGCTGCTGACTAGattatttgtgtctgtgtctgttctcAGAATCCAAACCTGGCAGTGCTCAGAGAGCATCTGGGaggccaggaggaggaggaggaggaggaggagatggagcaacgggtggaggaggagggaaacgTGGAAGTCGTAAGGAGGAGTGGTACAACCGCCTGCAGAAGGTGAGCTTGTGTTACCTGTGTCCCTCCGCTCTCGCCTGGGCTCACCTGCTGCTCAGTTCTGTCAGGTGGGAGTGGTCTCAGCTGGGATTTGTTGCAGGGCGATGTTCCCTGGGACGATAAAGAGTTTCGGATGTGCTTTCTGGGCTGTGTGGCGATCTGGATGACTCTCACCTACTACTTCTTCTTGAGAGATGGAGGACGAGAAGTCACCTGGAAGGATTTCGTCAACAACTACCTGTCCAAAGGAGTGGTGAGCAGCACTCCTGTATCAGATTTTGACAAATGGCTGCGGCACTgctgttacagtgtgtttgtgcatcaggTGGACCGGTTAGAAGTCATCAACAAGCGCTATGTCAAAGTGGTTTTCTCCCCCGGGAAGACACCAGCGGATGGGGTGAGTGAGACTCTTCAGTGAACAAGGGATCAGTCTACATGAATTCAGAATTCCTCCACTTTTGTGCTTTTGTCTCGCAGCAGTATGTGTGGTTCAACATCGGTAGCGTGGACACGTTCGAGAGGAACCTGGAGACGGCGCAGTACGAGCTCGGCATTGAGGGTGAGAACAGGCTACCAGTGGTTTATTCCACCGAGAGCGATGGGTGAGGATGTCCCTCCACAGCACTGCTTCACTTTAGGTGCAGACCTCTCCTCTGATGACTGTTGTTCTTCCCCAGGACGTTCCTACTGAGCATGCTCCCCACAGTGCTCATCATTGGCTTCCTACTGTTCATGCTGCGTCGGGGCCCAGCGGGGGCAGGGCGGCCCGGCAGGGGGATGGGCGGGCTGTTTAGTGTCAGTGAGACAACGGCCAAGATCTTGAAGGATGAGATCGACgtgaagttcaaagatgtggcAGGCTGTGAAGAGGCCAAGCTGGAGATCATGGAGTTTGTCAACTTCCTGAAGAACCCCAAGCAGTACCAGGACCTGGGGGCCAAGATTCCTAAGGTGACACCAGTGCCAAGGTCCCCATTAAATTAAAGATCAGGGTGTGAGCATGTGACCTGTAAAGGTCTAAATGCGTCCTTGGTGTTTATCACAGCGCTTTTTCCCTCAatcattgttttttgtgtttaggGAGCCATCTTGACTGGTCCTCCTGGAACTGGAAAAACTCTTTTGGCCAAAGCGACGGCCGGCGAGGCTAATGTACCTTTTATCACCGTGAATGGCTCAGAGTTCCTCGAGATGTTTGTGGGCGTTGGTCCTGCCAGGGTTAGAGCTGACTTTTTTTCATGGGTCCAAAATGAAAGCGTGTTTACAGCCAAACAGCCAGAGAGGAAGCAATTAGTCATGCTGATGTCATTTCCTGTGCAGGTGAGAGATCTGTTTGTGATGGCGAGGAAGAATGCTCCATGCATCCTCTTCATCGATGAAATTGACGCCGTAGGACGGAAGAGAGGACGAGGGAACTTTGGAGGACAAAGCGAGCAGGAGAACACGCTGAACCAGCTGCTGGTGGAGATGGATGGTGGGTCACGGAGGTCTGCTACTCAGAGGGttaagcagcagctgttctcattCCTCTCTGTCATTTAGGGTTCAACACTGCCACCAACGTTGTGGTTCTGGCAGGAACCAACCGACCTGACATCCTGGACCCGGCTCTCATGAGACCTGGACGCTTCGACCGGCAGATTTACATTGGTGGGAGGTCTCAGGTCTGCCTTCATGTTTTGAACTCGTAGGATATATCTAAAAATGATGTTCTGCTTTCAGGTCCTCCTGACATCAAAGGACGGGCATCCATCTTCAAAGTCCACCTCCGTCCTCTGAAGCTGGAGGCCGACATGGACAAAGACGCCCTGGCCAGGAAGATGGCTGCTCTCACACCTGGATTCTCCGGTAGCTTCCTGAcgttttttgtttctcttcttctgtaaCCCTGAATCTGTTAAGATGCCGTCTGAGAATGTACACAATGGTGTACCTGCTGATCAGGAGCCCGAGGTCTTAActgtctcccctctctctgGATTTCAGGAGCTGATATTGCCAATGTTTGCAATGAGGCAGCTCTGATAGCTGCTCGCCACCTTTCAGATGCCATCAACCAGAAACATTTTGAGCAAGCCATTGAGAGAGTCATTGGAGGTGAGACTTCCAGACACGAACCAGACTGGAGTGCCTTTATGTTGGCATTTAGATTCTTTAGCTGTCCTGCTATGACAACAGCTGACATCACTGAGAAAACCAGAAACTGGGCCTGGGTCTCAGGTGTGGATTACCTGATCTAGAGACCATagtgaaaataacaaacataCCTTTTTGTGTTGGAGGTCTGGAAAAGAAGACTCAGGTCCTGCagccagaggagaagaagacggtGGCATATCACGAGGCTGGTCATGCTGTTGCTGGATGGTTCCTCGAGCACGCGGACCCTCTGCTGAAGGTCTGTAGTAGGTTCTATTCATTTTCGATGAGGACCTTGGCAGGTGTTCAGGCTGTGTGCTTCGGTGGACAGATTATTAAATACAGTCTGGTGTGGTGTTGATCCTCAGTGTATGTGCTGTCAAGTGTGATGGTGGTGTTGTCTCCTGTGCAGGTGTCCATCATCCCCAGAGGGAAGGGTCTGGGTTATGCTCAGTACCTGCCTAAGGAGCAGTACCTGTACACCAAAGAGCAGTTGATGGACCGGATGTGCATGACTCTGGGAGGTCGTGTCTCAGAGGAAATCTTCTTTGGTCGGATTACCACAGGAGCTCAGGACGACCTTCGTAAGGTCACACAGAGTGCCTACGCACAGGTCAGAGAGCGCGGTCGGCACCTGATCGGAACATCTGTGTTCATTTCAAGTCTGACGTTggtcctctgtgttttctgtagaTCGTTCAGTTTGGGATGAATGCAAAGGTGGGACAGGTGTCCTTTGACCTCCCGCGGCAAGGCGAAATGGTTCTGGAGAAACCATACAGTGAGGCTACGGCTCGCCTGATTGACACGGAGGTCAGAACTCTCATCAGCGAAGCATACCAGAGAACCTGCCAGCTGTTACAGGACAAGAAGGCCGATGTGGAGAAGGTACCGACTTCCCGCGCACACTGGGCTTCCACCTTCACATGCatgtgttctcctctctctgtcgcatcctctctgttctgtcaaCCCTTTCTTGTCTTGTCGGCTGTCAGCAGGATGGTTTCTGCGTGTGAGCCGGGTCCTgatcaaggtttcttcctgacactgtgctatataaataaaatcaaattgaATTAAAGTTCTTGTCACATCGAATAAGATTTAAGTAAAAACAGAAGCTTCTGGATCAGGATTCTGGTTGTTCAGGAACGAGGCCTGACACTGCTTTTGCCTTTTTGTGGCCTTTACTAGGTGGCACAGCGGCTGCTGGAGAAGGAGGTTCTGGATAAGAATGACATGGTGGAGCTGCTGGGCAAACGGCCATTCGCAGAGAAGTCAACATATGAAGAATTTGTTGAGGGAACTGGAGGGGAGGACGAGGACACAACCCTGCCGGAGGGTCTGAAGGACTGGAACCAGGAGAGGAAGGACAAAGAGGAGAGCCAGGATGAGCAGGTGGCCCGCCAGATCTCTGGAGGAATGCCTTTCTAGGTCTTTCTGGGTTCCATAACACCACAAGGACTGACCCCACACCCTAACAAAGGTTCTGCAGTCACAGTTGCTTTTCTTACTGAATAAACAAAAAGCTCTGTTCCTAGAACCTTTTGGTTCTGTGCTGTTATCATTCTaaatgctctgctgctgtttcaccACCAACCAAAACGACAACCCAAACTTCACACGTCTAGAATCTTGTTCATCTAGAGTTACCATCGCCATTTCCTGTCTGAGGTCCAGAGCACAGAATAGCTGTGAACACTCAGATGTATCCTTGAACTCCTCAGAGTAGAACCTGCAGACTGCAGAACACTGAGGTCTATGTATTTCTGTGATAAAAATGAATTCTGATGTTAAAACCTTAAATTGTGCAGAGAGTTCAAGGTCATTGAGAATCACTTCTCCCTCATCCAGAAGTGATTAAGGTACAGTGCTGGTGCTTTAGCCTGTAGTACCAGGTGAACGTTCTTCTGgattcttccttttttctggTTCAAGCACTGGATGGACGTATTAGCACTGTTAGGAGAGCATAAAATGTCAGCTTCACATATTTATCAGTTAATCTGAATATGATGACTCCTCCTCACCACTGTCACCATGctagctgtgctgcagtatTAGCTGAGCGCTAACAGAAGACACTGATCAGATATTGATCAGTAATCAATAAGTTATTGGTAGCATGTTGTATTTGTGCATCTGAGTGTCTcattgtaaatgtaaaaatacaaaaatgtaaatgtgttctTCAAATATTTCAATAAAGAAAAGTCACATTACTAATCAGTAGTGAAAgagtttttgtttacttgtttaTAGATGCAGCTGTTCATTCTAAAGAAATGACGTGCCAGTATTATCAATATGAAACGCATCATGAGCTGTCAAATAAAACCACAACCATGGTGTCACCTTATTAATCAATAGTACATGTCAGCAATTACATGGAGGTCATTCGGGCTTCTCAGATACAGGAAAATGTTGCTATCATTTTGGAAAGTTACTATCCAAATTGTTTAGTAAACAATAAGGCAATTGATCACAGTAGTGATCAGGAAACTTCATCAAACCTAATTGAAGCTGCAAGAAGTAATGATCAGGCCCTCACACTGTGGTCCACGGGGCTCCTGATCAGGCCCTCACTCCTGGTCAGGCCCTCACACTGTGGTCCACGGGGCTCCTGATCAGGCCTGTTTACTGTTTACAGTAAACAGTGTGGAGTAAACAGTGTGGAGGagtaaacagtaaacagtgtGGAGTAAACGGATGGCCGTGCCAGTCCGCAGGGCTCCACAGGTGGCGCCAGTCCACACCGTGCTGgtgaataaacacacagtccTAATAATATGATGGCCAGTGATGTAATAACACTAAGGGAAGATATTACCCTGTTACTTGTGTTGTCACCACATTAGTACAAACAATGatcctccaccctctgctccaC
This sequence is a window from Parambassis ranga chromosome 17, fParRan2.1, whole genome shotgun sequence. Protein-coding genes within it:
- the afg3l2 gene encoding mitochondrial inner membrane m-AAA protease component AFG3L2 isoform X1, with protein sequence MAHRYLRLSAGCRGLFRLLLPSGAPSRLMVSTAVPGHMGRGQSLLNDLIGAYRRMSSRPPKGFEKYFPDSQKTQKNSEAESATKESKPGSAQRASGRPGGGGGGGGDGATGGGGGKRGSRKEEWYNRLQKGDVPWDDKEFRMCFLGCVAIWMTLTYYFFLRDGGREVTWKDFVNNYLSKGVVDRLEVINKRYVKVVFSPGKTPADGQYVWFNIGSVDTFERNLETAQYELGIEGENRLPVVYSTESDGTFLLSMLPTVLIIGFLLFMLRRGPAGAGRPGRGMGGLFSVSETTAKILKDEIDVKFKDVAGCEEAKLEIMEFVNFLKNPKQYQDLGAKIPKGAILTGPPGTGKTLLAKATAGEANVPFITVNGSEFLEMFVGVGPARVRDLFVMARKNAPCILFIDEIDAVGRKRGRGNFGGQSEQENTLNQLLVEMDGFNTATNVVVLAGTNRPDILDPALMRPGRFDRQIYIGPPDIKGRASIFKVHLRPLKLEADMDKDALARKMAALTPGFSGADIANVCNEAALIAARHLSDAINQKHFEQAIERVIGGLEKKTQVLQPEEKKTVAYHEAGHAVAGWFLEHADPLLKVSIIPRGKGLGYAQYLPKEQYLYTKEQLMDRMCMTLGGRVSEEIFFGRITTGAQDDLRKVTQSAYAQIVQFGMNAKVGQVSFDLPRQGEMVLEKPYSEATARLIDTEVRTLISEAYQRTCQLLQDKKADVEKVAQRLLEKEVLDKNDMVELLGKRPFAEKSTYEEFVEGTGGEDEDTTLPEGLKDWNQERKDKEESQDEQVARQISGGMPF
- the afg3l2 gene encoding mitochondrial inner membrane m-AAA protease component AFG3L2 isoform X2 — protein: MAHRYLRLSAGCRGLFRLLLPSGAPSRLMVSTAVPGHMGRGQSLLNDLIGAYRRMSSRPPKGFEKYFPDSQKTQKNSEAESATKESKPGSAQRASGRPGGGGGGGGDGATGGGGGKRGSRKEEWYNRLQKGDVPWDDKEFRMCFLGCVAIWMTLTYYFFLRDGGREVTWKDFVNNYLSKGVVDRLEVINKRYVKVVFSPGKTPADGYVWFNIGSVDTFERNLETAQYELGIEGENRLPVVYSTESDGTFLLSMLPTVLIIGFLLFMLRRGPAGAGRPGRGMGGLFSVSETTAKILKDEIDVKFKDVAGCEEAKLEIMEFVNFLKNPKQYQDLGAKIPKGAILTGPPGTGKTLLAKATAGEANVPFITVNGSEFLEMFVGVGPARVRDLFVMARKNAPCILFIDEIDAVGRKRGRGNFGGQSEQENTLNQLLVEMDGFNTATNVVVLAGTNRPDILDPALMRPGRFDRQIYIGPPDIKGRASIFKVHLRPLKLEADMDKDALARKMAALTPGFSGADIANVCNEAALIAARHLSDAINQKHFEQAIERVIGGLEKKTQVLQPEEKKTVAYHEAGHAVAGWFLEHADPLLKVSIIPRGKGLGYAQYLPKEQYLYTKEQLMDRMCMTLGGRVSEEIFFGRITTGAQDDLRKVTQSAYAQIVQFGMNAKVGQVSFDLPRQGEMVLEKPYSEATARLIDTEVRTLISEAYQRTCQLLQDKKADVEKVAQRLLEKEVLDKNDMVELLGKRPFAEKSTYEEFVEGTGGEDEDTTLPEGLKDWNQERKDKEESQDEQVARQISGGMPF